In Aquimarina spinulae, a single window of DNA contains:
- a CDS encoding glycosyltransferase family 1 protein has product MGPIRVLQIFTIMNRGGAESMIMNYYRNIDRDKVQFDFLVHRKGKAAFDDEIKSLGGNIYIMDPINPFFPKEYYDKLRTFFNEHKGYTIVHSHLNTFSSFPLKIAKEFNIPCRIAHAHTAFENIKLRNFVPNKENVTETVKKLIKFRLRKKVSTYATHRFSCGDKAGQWLFGKNNDFYTMNNAIDTKKFVYKPETDQKYRKELNLEGKVLIGHVGRLNNAKNHSYLLRIFANILEERPDCILVLVGNGELQQAIEQEIDDLGIQDQVRMLGVRSDISELLQMMDIFVFPSFYEGLPVTLIEAQAAGLRILASDTITREVKLTDDIEFVSIQKPTSFWVHKIFDILPYKKQDNSDKIAKAGYDIGSNTEKIQNFYLNNK; this is encoded by the coding sequence ATGGGGCCAATTAGAGTATTACAGATTTTTACTATTATGAATCGGGGAGGAGCAGAATCCATGATCATGAACTATTATCGTAATATAGATAGAGATAAAGTTCAGTTTGACTTTTTGGTGCATAGAAAAGGAAAAGCGGCTTTTGATGATGAAATCAAAAGCTTAGGAGGAAATATCTATATCATGGATCCAATTAATCCTTTTTTTCCAAAAGAATATTATGATAAACTCAGAACATTTTTTAATGAACATAAAGGATATACGATAGTACATTCTCATCTAAACACATTTAGTAGTTTTCCTCTAAAAATAGCAAAAGAGTTTAATATCCCTTGTAGAATTGCCCACGCACATACTGCGTTTGAAAATATTAAACTTAGAAATTTTGTACCTAACAAAGAAAACGTAACAGAAACGGTAAAAAAACTCATAAAATTTAGGTTAAGAAAAAAGGTGAGTACCTATGCTACCCATCGTTTTTCTTGCGGAGACAAAGCAGGGCAATGGCTTTTTGGTAAAAACAATGATTTTTACACCATGAATAATGCTATAGACACCAAAAAATTTGTCTATAAGCCAGAAACAGATCAGAAATATAGAAAAGAATTGAATCTGGAAGGTAAAGTATTAATAGGACATGTAGGACGTCTTAATAATGCAAAAAACCATTCCTATTTACTCCGAATATTTGCCAATATTCTGGAAGAAAGACCAGACTGTATCTTAGTACTTGTAGGGAATGGAGAATTACAACAGGCTATAGAACAAGAAATTGATGATTTGGGAATCCAGGATCAGGTTAGAATGTTAGGGGTTAGATCTGATATTTCAGAATTACTTCAGATGATGGATATTTTTGTCTTTCCTTCATTTTATGAAGGCCTTCCTGTTACTTTAATTGAAGCTCAGGCTGCAGGGCTTAGGATTTTGGCATCCGATACAATTACTCGAGAAGTAAAGCTAACCGATGATATCGAATTTGTTTCGATTCAAAAACCGACTAGTTTTTGGGTACATAAAATATTCGATATTTTACCATATAAAAAACAAGATAACAGCGATAAAATTGCAAAAGCAGGTTATGATATCGGATCTAATACAGAAAAAATACAAAACTTTTATCTAAATAATAAATAG
- a CDS encoding phenylacetate--CoA ligase family protein, with protein sequence MGNMQDKIYEQSPHFIQNWIVSIYNLLAYKKRYSGKYKYFLKAYLQKRNLSLDELKELQIEKYKELILHTKNHSEYYRNIFSKIESPEDLANIKQLPIIDKETLRNNLSDIYTVEKSEGILSKTGGTTGKSLEVVYTHDDIQERFALLDDFRNEFGYKLGKKTAWFSGKNLLSKRDLKKNRFWKTDHIHKVRYYSTFHIHGKYLKHYINDLISYKPQYMVGFPSTMYEIAKYGMAHNIDFPANIITAIFPTAETITDDIRDVLEGYFKTNLYNQYASSEGAPFIFECKNKKLHMDLKSGVFEVLNENNEPSKKGRLVVTSFTTHGTPLIRYDIGDQIELGDSNDTCDCGNNNPLVKEVLGRISDYIYSEEIGKINLGNISNCLKGVKGIIKFQIQQNVIDSLLVLIEKDDQIYSSEYEKVFLKNLRDRVGASIAIELKHVAEIPVEKSGKYRLIKNNIKEEISI encoded by the coding sequence ATGGGAAATATGCAGGACAAGATTTATGAACAATCTCCGCATTTTATACAAAATTGGATTGTTTCTATCTATAATCTTTTAGCATATAAAAAAAGGTATTCTGGGAAATATAAATATTTCCTGAAAGCGTATTTACAAAAAAGAAATTTGTCATTAGACGAACTGAAAGAACTGCAAATTGAAAAATACAAAGAGCTTATATTGCATACAAAAAATCATTCTGAGTATTATAGAAATATTTTCTCTAAGATAGAGTCTCCAGAAGATCTGGCCAATATAAAACAACTGCCAATAATTGATAAAGAGACCTTAAGAAATAATCTGTCAGATATTTATACAGTTGAAAAAAGCGAAGGTATACTTTCTAAAACAGGGGGTACAACCGGGAAATCTTTAGAAGTAGTATATACTCATGATGATATACAGGAACGATTTGCATTGCTTGATGATTTTAGAAATGAATTTGGATACAAACTCGGTAAGAAAACGGCATGGTTTAGTGGTAAAAACCTTTTAAGCAAAAGAGATCTGAAAAAAAACAGATTCTGGAAGACGGATCATATTCATAAAGTGAGATATTACTCTACGTTTCATATTCATGGAAAATACCTAAAACATTATATTAACGATCTAATTTCGTATAAGCCTCAATATATGGTTGGTTTTCCTTCAACAATGTATGAAATTGCAAAATACGGAATGGCTCACAATATAGACTTTCCTGCAAATATTATAACAGCAATATTTCCAACAGCAGAAACCATCACAGACGATATTAGAGATGTTCTTGAAGGGTATTTTAAAACAAATCTATACAACCAATACGCATCTTCTGAAGGAGCTCCGTTTATTTTTGAATGCAAAAATAAAAAGCTACACATGGATTTAAAAAGTGGAGTTTTTGAAGTTTTAAATGAAAATAATGAGCCCAGTAAAAAAGGAAGACTTGTAGTAACTTCTTTTACAACTCATGGTACTCCGTTAATACGATACGATATAGGAGATCAAATTGAATTAGGAGATAGTAATGATACATGTGATTGTGGAAATAATAATCCATTAGTTAAAGAAGTTTTGGGACGTATCTCAGATTATATATACTCTGAAGAAATTGGTAAGATTAATCTTGGTAATATCTCTAATTGTTTAAAAGGAGTTAAAGGAATTATTAAATTCCAAATTCAGCAAAATGTAATCGATAGCCTTTTGGTTTTAATAGAAAAAGATGATCAGATATACTCATCGGAGTATGAAAAAGTGTTTTTAAAAAACTTAAGAGATCGCGTTGGGGCTAGTATTGCTATTGAACTAAAACATGTTGCCGAAATACCAGTAGAGAAAAGTGGGAAATATAGATTGATAAAAAATAACATCAAAGAAGAAATTAGTATCTAA
- a CDS encoding glycosyltransferase family 1 protein, with the protein MIKVLQVFTMMDRGGSESMIMNYYRKIDREKIQFDFLVHRKEKCDFDDEIESLGGKIYRLSPINPIFPGKYYEELRAFFKTHTEYTIIHSHLNTFSCFPIKIAKEFSIPIRIVHAHIAIEKIKFSDLIPSKENLIDTVKKLIKFRLKNKNRKDATHYFSCGDKAGQWLFGKNTEFLTMNNAIDTEKFVFDPITRKEYRKEMGVEDQFVIGHVGRLDTQKNHIFLIQIFARIIENHPNAKLMLVGEGPLREKIATEAKRLGVEDDVMILGVRSDIPELLQAFDSFVFPSFYEGLPVTLIEAQAAGLKIFASDTITTEVSLTNDIEFLSIKDTAEFWANKVVKAMSYTRINNKTQIVNGGYDIISNTKRIEEFYLQQINH; encoded by the coding sequence ATGATCAAAGTTTTACAGGTTTTTACGATGATGGATAGGGGAGGTTCAGAATCTATGATTATGAACTATTATAGGAAGATAGATAGAGAAAAAATTCAGTTTGATTTTCTGGTACATAGAAAAGAGAAATGTGATTTTGATGATGAAATTGAAAGCCTGGGAGGAAAAATTTATAGATTGTCACCAATAAATCCAATATTTCCGGGAAAATACTATGAAGAATTAAGAGCGTTTTTTAAAACCCATACAGAGTACACTATTATTCACTCTCACCTCAATACATTTAGTTGTTTTCCGATTAAAATAGCTAAAGAGTTTAGTATTCCAATTAGGATTGTTCATGCACATATTGCAATCGAAAAAATTAAATTTTCGGATCTAATCCCTAGTAAAGAAAATCTTATAGATACGGTTAAAAAGCTGATAAAATTTCGATTAAAAAACAAAAATCGTAAGGATGCTACACATTATTTTTCGTGTGGAGATAAAGCGGGGCAATGGCTTTTTGGTAAAAACACAGAATTTTTAACCATGAACAATGCTATTGATACCGAAAAATTTGTTTTCGATCCAATAACAAGAAAAGAGTACAGAAAAGAAATGGGAGTTGAAGATCAATTTGTGATCGGCCATGTCGGAAGATTGGATACTCAAAAAAATCATATATTCTTAATACAGATATTTGCTCGTATTATTGAAAACCATCCCAATGCTAAGCTGATGCTAGTGGGAGAGGGGCCTTTGAGAGAGAAAATTGCTACTGAAGCCAAACGTCTTGGTGTAGAGGATGATGTTATGATTTTAGGAGTTCGATCAGATATTCCAGAATTGTTACAAGCATTTGATTCTTTTGTATTTCCTTCGTTTTATGAAGGGCTACCAGTAACACTTATCGAAGCACAGGCAGCCGGACTTAAGATTTTTGCTTCAGATACTATTACAACCGAAGTAAGTTTAACCAACGATATCGAATTTTTGTCAATTAAAGACACTGCAGAGTTTTGGGCAAATAAAGTGGTAAAAGCAATGTCATATACCAGAATAAATAATAAAACTCAAATCGTTAATGGAGGATATGATATTATTTCGAATACAAAACGAATTGAAGAATTTTACCTTCAACAAATAAACCATTAA
- a CDS encoding MBOAT family O-acyltransferase, translated as MQNVLLLIASYVFYGWWDWRFLSLIALSTIIDYTAGSRIHQSKEVLVKKRWLWVSIVFNLGMLGFFKYYNFFIDSWIDLFASVGYELQSTWTLKIILPVGISFYTFQTLSYSIDIYREKLQPTKDFIAFAAFVAFFPQLVAGPIERATNLVPQFLKKRTFTYQTFSYGIKLMIWGFFLKLVVADRAAIYVNAVYNNTENHDGLSFIAATVLFAFQIYGDFAGYSLIAIGTSKLFGFDLMTNFRRPYFSASVSEFWTRWHISLSTWFRDYLYIPLGGNRVAKPRWLFNLFITFLISGLWHGANWTFVVWGALNGFYLILEVLVFKKRRKGVFNVLLTFVLINFAWVFFRANSIEDAFFIIKRICTVPGRLYIGSGDDITASLYATLAIAILVLVELKKEYFNTLFSISNHKYEFVRLTGYAVLIYIIMYFGVFGKSQFIYFQF; from the coding sequence GTGCAAAATGTGTTATTACTTATTGCCAGCTACGTGTTTTATGGTTGGTGGGATTGGCGTTTTTTGTCTTTGATAGCATTAAGTACGATTATTGATTATACAGCAGGGTCTCGAATACATCAGTCTAAAGAAGTTTTGGTAAAAAAGAGGTGGCTTTGGGTAAGTATTGTTTTCAATTTAGGAATGTTAGGTTTTTTTAAATACTATAACTTTTTTATAGATTCCTGGATTGATCTTTTTGCTTCTGTAGGTTATGAACTTCAAAGTACATGGACTTTAAAGATTATTCTGCCTGTTGGTATTTCGTTTTACACTTTTCAGACCTTATCATACTCGATAGATATTTATAGAGAAAAATTACAACCCACTAAGGATTTCATCGCTTTTGCTGCATTTGTAGCTTTCTTTCCGCAGTTAGTCGCAGGACCTATAGAAAGGGCAACCAATCTGGTACCACAGTTTTTAAAGAAAAGAACATTTACATATCAAACTTTTTCTTATGGAATAAAGTTAATGATCTGGGGATTCTTTCTGAAATTGGTTGTAGCAGATAGAGCTGCTATTTATGTAAATGCGGTATATAACAATACAGAAAATCATGATGGATTAAGTTTTATTGCAGCAACAGTATTATTCGCTTTTCAGATCTATGGGGATTTTGCTGGGTATTCATTAATTGCTATAGGAACATCCAAACTTTTTGGTTTTGATTTGATGACCAACTTTAGGCGACCATATTTTTCGGCATCGGTAAGTGAGTTTTGGACCAGATGGCATATTTCGTTATCAACATGGTTTAGAGATTATTTATACATACCATTAGGAGGAAATCGAGTAGCAAAACCAAGATGGTTATTTAACCTTTTTATCACGTTTTTAATTAGTGGGCTATGGCACGGAGCAAACTGGACTTTTGTGGTTTGGGGAGCTTTAAACGGATTCTATCTCATTTTAGAAGTTCTTGTATTCAAAAAAAGAAGAAAAGGAGTGTTTAATGTGTTATTGACATTTGTATTGATCAATTTTGCATGGGTATTCTTTAGAGCAAATAGTATTGAAGATGCTTTTTTTATTATAAAAAGAATCTGTACGGTGCCAGGAAGATTATATATAGGGAGCGGAGATGATATTACAGCCTCATTATATGCAACCTTGGCAATTGCTATTCTGGTCCTAGTAGAATTGAAAAAAGAATATTTTAATACTTTGTTTTCGATTTCTAATCATAAGTATGAATTTGTACGATTAACAGGATATGCTGTTCTGATTTATATAATTATGTATTTTGGAGTATTTGGTAAAAGTCAGTTTATTTATTTTCAGTTTTAA
- a CDS encoding right-handed parallel beta-helix repeat-containing protein, whose product MKKLPYYLLIFMSCIAISCSKENVDQVAPPDTEGEVPVIDPIADTPPNVVTTPCDFDLSTVDPNSTIIFNCVLDLKGETITLPANVKFEFDGGDVKNGKLIFAGGTIAGELLSSDLEIEGDVQLKEPTFKFFASRWKGIVEGTTTSDIAQENTFELERLFEYTKSYGAKTFQIGKFDAFFQIHNPTPPYSTVHHKGIEAINVPSDFNLVMSDNTNLRVFPGTAEHERGALLAVRDAENITISGGVLYGDRDLRAYPPGELAGQYGSHTLLIRSGRNVTIDGVRFVDGSSGSLNINSIGFSFNPDTYNPTTNVTVQNCKFENSRRMSIALTEGRDIKILNNTFTNTGNSSTNSDGGEVKYAINIEATRRRDPDTGELKEFERVFDVLIKGNTETGSGGGSVSITIGQTVTVEENNFETQLVYTHTNGTKIINNTFKALSEKAKERFAIFAADGGETAFNNLISGNNISGYDLAIATNADDTDITNNTITNCAIGLQFGKSKNSEFNDNNITTTGNAISATNSFAKNISLKRNTVNGGRFHVYFAQLNNKPEYSDYRITLEDNTFTTSKAVNFTKTHGVIFKNNKVDGGLQIGDASNIEVSGNTKISPTESDGIRLFGDNSSVTLLNNTIFEPTGAARFVCINNNSTNPGAITDTGNTCN is encoded by the coding sequence ATGAAAAAGTTACCTTATTACCTACTTATTTTTATGAGCTGTATTGCTATTTCCTGTAGCAAAGAAAATGTTGATCAAGTTGCTCCGCCAGATACTGAAGGAGAAGTTCCTGTTATTGATCCAATAGCAGATACACCACCAAATGTAGTGACTACTCCTTGTGATTTTGATTTATCTACTGTCGATCCCAATTCTACAATTATATTTAATTGTGTTTTAGATCTTAAAGGAGAAACGATTACACTACCTGCTAATGTTAAATTTGAATTTGACGGTGGTGATGTTAAAAATGGAAAATTAATTTTTGCTGGTGGTACTATCGCTGGTGAACTCCTAAGCTCTGACTTAGAAATCGAAGGAGATGTACAACTTAAAGAACCTACCTTTAAATTTTTTGCTTCGAGATGGAAAGGTATTGTCGAAGGAACTACTACTTCTGACATTGCCCAAGAAAACACTTTTGAGTTAGAACGATTATTTGAGTACACAAAAAGTTATGGAGCTAAAACTTTTCAGATTGGTAAGTTTGATGCTTTTTTCCAGATACACAATCCGACACCTCCATATTCTACAGTTCATCATAAAGGTATTGAAGCCATAAATGTGCCTTCTGATTTTAACCTGGTCATGTCTGATAATACTAACCTACGTGTTTTTCCTGGTACTGCAGAACATGAAAGAGGAGCCCTGTTAGCTGTGCGAGATGCAGAAAACATTACTATATCTGGAGGAGTTTTATATGGTGATAGAGATCTAAGAGCTTATCCTCCTGGTGAATTAGCAGGACAGTATGGTTCACATACTTTGTTAATCCGTTCTGGAAGAAATGTTACCATAGATGGTGTTCGATTTGTTGACGGATCTAGTGGTTCTCTTAATATTAACTCTATTGGTTTTTCTTTTAATCCAGACACCTATAACCCTACAACCAATGTAACTGTACAAAACTGTAAATTCGAGAATAGTAGAAGAATGAGTATCGCTTTGACAGAAGGTAGAGATATCAAAATATTAAATAATACGTTTACCAATACTGGTAACTCTTCTACAAATTCTGATGGTGGTGAAGTAAAATATGCAATTAATATTGAAGCTACAAGAAGAAGAGATCCTGATACAGGAGAGCTTAAAGAGTTCGAAAGAGTGTTTGACGTTCTTATCAAAGGAAATACTGAAACTGGTAGTGGTGGTGGATCTGTATCTATAACTATTGGTCAGACCGTAACTGTTGAGGAAAATAATTTTGAAACCCAATTAGTATATACACATACCAACGGTACAAAAATCATTAATAATACGTTTAAAGCATTATCTGAAAAAGCTAAAGAGCGATTTGCCATATTTGCAGCAGATGGTGGTGAAACTGCTTTCAACAATCTAATTTCTGGTAATAACATCTCTGGATATGATTTGGCAATTGCTACCAATGCCGATGATACCGATATCACTAATAATACAATAACCAATTGTGCTATAGGATTACAGTTTGGAAAATCTAAGAATTCAGAATTTAATGATAATAACATTACCACAACTGGTAATGCTATAAGTGCTACAAATTCTTTTGCAAAAAATATCTCCTTAAAACGTAATACAGTTAATGGAGGTCGTTTTCACGTATATTTTGCACAGCTTAATAATAAGCCAGAATATAGTGATTATCGTATAACCCTAGAAGATAATACATTTACAACTTCTAAAGCTGTAAACTTTACAAAAACCCATGGTGTTATATTTAAAAATAATAAGGTAGATGGTGGTTTACAAATTGGAGATGCTTCTAATATAGAAGTTTCTGGAAATACTAAAATTAGCCCTACAGAGAGTGATGGAATTCGATTATTCGGAGATAACTCATCAGTAACGTTGCTTAATAATACCATCTTTGAACCAACTGGTGCAGCGAGATTTGTATGTATAAATAACAATTCTACTAATCCAGGTGCGATAACCGATACAGGTAATACATGTAACTAA
- a CDS encoding glycosyltransferase family 4 protein produces the protein MQKIIRVTTVPISLGKLLQGQLKFMSQYYDIIGVSGEGEGQLDVVSQNEEVRVIPVEMTRKITPFKDLKAVYALYKLFKKEKPQIVHSHTPKAGTLSMLAAKLAGVPHRLHTIAGLPLLEATGAKRILLDTVEKATYACATKIYPNSSGLNDIIITNKYTSPKKLKVIANGSSNGIDTSFFDPGLYTEEENLKLSESLGIRPTDTVIIYVGRLVKDKGIHELIDAFKKLNTTSATAKLLLVGTYEKDLDPLSPDAEEEINTNPNIITVGWQNDVRPYFAISDILAFPSYREGFPNVVMQAASMGLASVVTDINGCNEIITEGINGKIIPVKNAEQLFKNLKTLVEDKTQRDTLAGNARESITSRYERKVVWEALLEEYRAL, from the coding sequence ATGCAAAAAATAATTAGGGTTACTACCGTACCTATATCATTGGGGAAATTATTACAGGGACAATTAAAATTTATGTCTCAATATTATGATATCATTGGGGTATCGGGAGAAGGAGAAGGACAGTTAGATGTAGTGTCGCAAAACGAAGAAGTGCGTGTGATCCCGGTAGAGATGACTCGTAAGATTACTCCGTTCAAAGATCTAAAAGCGGTATATGCCCTGTACAAGTTGTTTAAAAAAGAAAAACCACAGATAGTACACAGTCATACCCCTAAGGCAGGAACATTATCTATGTTAGCTGCAAAACTGGCAGGAGTTCCACATCGTTTACATACTATTGCCGGATTACCACTACTCGAAGCTACTGGAGCAAAGAGAATACTGTTGGATACGGTAGAAAAAGCCACTTATGCCTGTGCTACCAAAATTTACCCAAATTCATCTGGGCTTAACGATATTATTATTACTAATAAATATACGTCACCAAAAAAGTTAAAAGTTATTGCCAATGGGAGTTCTAACGGAATAGATACCTCTTTCTTTGATCCTGGACTTTATACTGAAGAAGAAAACCTGAAATTATCTGAGAGTCTTGGTATTCGACCCACAGACACTGTAATTATATATGTTGGTAGACTGGTAAAAGATAAAGGTATACATGAGCTTATTGATGCGTTTAAGAAATTGAATACAACATCTGCTACTGCAAAATTACTATTGGTAGGTACTTATGAAAAGGATTTGGATCCATTATCCCCAGATGCCGAAGAAGAAATTAATACCAATCCAAATATTATTACGGTAGGCTGGCAGAATGATGTACGGCCTTATTTTGCCATTTCTGATATATTGGCATTTCCCAGTTATCGCGAAGGGTTTCCTAATGTAGTGATGCAAGCAGCATCTATGGGATTAGCTAGTGTTGTTACCGATATTAATGGTTGTAATGAGATTATTACAGAGGGTATAAATGGCAAAATCATCCCAGTAAAAAATGCAGAACAGTTGTTTAAGAATTTAAAAACGCTGGTAGAGGACAAGACCCAACGAGATACCTTGGCCGGTAATGCACGAGAATCGATCACCAGTCGGTATGAACGAAAAGTCGTGTGGGAAGCGCTTTTAGAAGAGTATCGCGCGTTGTAA
- a CDS encoding sugar transferase has translation MYKFFIKRSLDFSISLLLLIFISPVFILLILFLAIANQGKPFFVQRRPGKNEKIFSIVKFKTMNDRKDAQGNLLPDKDRITKVGAFVRKTSLDEIPQLINVLLGEMSLIGPRPLIIEYLPVYNDVQKKRHDVRPGITGWAQVNGRNSITWKKKFEYDVWYVENYGFLLDLKIIGLTLKKVIQKEDVNLSNDLTSEYFDGTN, from the coding sequence GTGTATAAATTTTTTATAAAAAGAAGTCTTGATTTTAGTATTTCGCTACTATTACTGATCTTTATTTCACCTGTATTTATACTATTGATTCTTTTTCTGGCTATTGCAAATCAGGGTAAACCTTTTTTTGTTCAAAGAAGACCGGGTAAAAATGAAAAGATTTTTAGCATCGTAAAGTTTAAGACGATGAATGATAGAAAAGATGCACAGGGAAATTTACTACCGGATAAGGATAGAATAACCAAAGTAGGAGCATTTGTTAGAAAAACTTCTTTAGACGAAATTCCACAATTGATTAATGTATTACTAGGAGAAATGTCCCTGATAGGGCCACGTCCTTTGATCATAGAATATTTACCTGTGTATAATGATGTTCAAAAAAAGAGACATGATGTAAGACCAGGTATTACCGGATGGGCTCAGGTTAATGGAAGAAATTCTATTACCTGGAAAAAAAAGTTCGAATATGATGTCTGGTATGTAGAAAACTATGGTTTTTTATTGGATCTGAAAATCATCGGATTAACATTAAAAAAAGTAATACAAAAAGAAGATGTGAATCTATCAAATGACTTGACATCAGAATATTTTGACGGTACAAACTAG
- a CDS encoding AMP-binding protein produces the protein MKFVKKLQDSIESHSDCNALCINNTFYTYHDFAIEISKIRDAIATTVEDSEKLIGLVTNDDLQTYASILALWLEGKAYVPVNPSTPIERNHKVFELTETRYVIDSSETSIYEEYKVIASGALDTTDINLKPKHVSGDQLAYILFTSGTTGLPKGVPITFDNVNALVNAVDVEPEFNLVPSDRCLQMFELTFDFSVVTYLFPFLSGSCIYTIPKGAIKYFYIFKLIKEQKLTVLTMVPSIINYLRPYFPEINAPDVRYCSFGGGALHSDIAKEWSECLPNCKIFNYYGPTEFTVYSGFYPYHKETHQKAHNGIIAIGTPQEDTLYLVVNENNEEVPVNVTGELSLGGPQITPGYWKNEERNAQSFFVREENGKKQRYYKTGDLCFKDEEGDFLYVGRADFQVKIRGYRVELAEVEFHAKTKSDKKVNMVALDITNALGNAELGLAIESEEFDTEEIFKYMKTKMPDYMIPGHVRFIKEFPHSINGKISRKELRTYFDIN, from the coding sequence GTGAAATTTGTAAAAAAACTACAAGATTCGATAGAAAGCCATTCTGATTGTAATGCTTTATGTATAAACAATACATTTTATACATATCATGATTTTGCTATTGAAATATCTAAGATTAGAGATGCTATAGCAACTACTGTAGAAGATTCTGAAAAACTAATTGGTTTAGTAACCAATGATGATCTTCAGACCTATGCAAGTATCCTTGCACTTTGGCTTGAGGGGAAAGCATACGTTCCTGTAAATCCATCAACACCAATTGAGCGTAATCATAAAGTTTTTGAATTAACAGAAACACGATATGTTATTGATTCTTCTGAAACTTCAATTTATGAGGAGTATAAAGTTATTGCTTCGGGAGCATTAGATACTACAGATATTAACCTGAAGCCTAAACATGTTTCTGGTGATCAATTAGCATATATATTATTTACCTCGGGTACTACAGGGCTTCCTAAAGGAGTTCCTATTACTTTTGATAACGTTAATGCGCTGGTAAATGCAGTAGATGTAGAACCAGAATTTAATCTGGTTCCTTCGGATCGATGCTTACAAATGTTCGAACTTACTTTTGATTTTTCTGTAGTAACCTATTTATTTCCTTTTTTATCAGGTTCTTGTATTTATACGATACCAAAAGGAGCAATTAAGTATTTTTATATTTTTAAACTTATTAAAGAACAAAAGCTTACAGTTCTTACAATGGTGCCTTCGATCATAAATTATCTAAGGCCTTATTTCCCCGAAATTAATGCTCCCGATGTGCGATATTGTAGTTTTGGAGGAGGAGCATTGCATAGTGATATTGCCAAAGAATGGAGCGAATGCCTTCCTAATTGTAAAATATTTAATTATTATGGCCCTACAGAGTTTACTGTTTATAGTGGCTTTTATCCATATCATAAAGAAACTCATCAAAAAGCCCATAATGGAATAATAGCCATAGGAACACCGCAAGAAGATACGTTGTATCTTGTGGTAAATGAGAATAATGAAGAAGTGCCAGTAAATGTAACAGGAGAGCTATCTTTGGGAGGCCCACAGATAACTCCCGGATATTGGAAAAATGAAGAACGAAATGCTCAAAGCTTTTTTGTAAGAGAAGAAAATGGAAAAAAACAACGTTACTATAAAACCGGAGATCTTTGTTTTAAAGATGAAGAAGGGGATTTTTTATATGTAGGTAGAGCAGATTTTCAAGTAAAAATTAGAGGATATCGGGTAGAACTGGCAGAAGTTGAATTTCATGCAAAGACAAAATCAGATAAAAAAGTCAATATGGTTGCCCTGGATATTACCAATGCATTAGGTAATGCAGAGTTAGGCTTAGCTATAGAATCTGAAGAATTTGATACTGAAGAGATATTCAAGTATATGAAAACTAAAATGCCTGATTATATGATTCCGGGACATGTACGATTTATAAAAGAGTTTCCGCATAGTATCAACGGAAAAATTAGCAGAAAAGAATTAAGAACATATTTTGACATAAATTAA
- a CDS encoding acyl carrier protein, with translation MSKEEILSKVKEAFVSVLEHDNFQLADETTADDVDGWESVTHMMIISEVEKSFGIKFKLMDLMNMNNVGDLIRTIESEL, from the coding sequence ATGAGTAAAGAAGAGATTTTATCAAAAGTAAAAGAAGCTTTTGTATCTGTATTAGAGCATGATAATTTTCAACTTGCCGATGAAACTACAGCAGATGATGTTGATGGGTGGGAATCTGTAACGCATATGATGATTATTTCTGAAGTCGAAAAATCTTTTGGTATTAAATTTAAACTAATGGATTTAATGAATATGAATAATGTCGGGGATTTAATAAGAACCATAGAATCAGAATTATAA